From Hartmannibacter diazotrophicus, a single genomic window includes:
- a CDS encoding response regulator gives MAASTTVEFKQIVLLDDNRNFSSLMRSVLSEFGYRDIVDFENPKLAMDFMKTTFVDVLFLDLVMPGASGFQIANKLRHDPSIMNRMMPIIMVTGHADLNNIRKAINYGVDEVLVKPISPRALHQRLTGVLENPRTYIKTKSGYYGPDRRRRNDPNFRGPDRRQVDHFEICTKSGFIPIEQFRAEQQKTTPVAQAPAPTPAEAPRVAARKPAPPAVREVQPQKDANVIEIDC, from the coding sequence GTGGCGGCCAGCACGACTGTCGAATTCAAGCAGATCGTCCTCCTGGACGACAACCGGAATTTCTCCAGCCTGATGCGTTCCGTGCTGTCGGAATTCGGCTACCGCGACATCGTCGACTTCGAGAACCCGAAGCTCGCCATGGACTTCATGAAGACAACCTTCGTGGACGTCCTCTTCCTCGATCTCGTGATGCCCGGAGCGAGCGGCTTCCAGATCGCCAACAAGCTCCGCCACGATCCGTCCATCATGAACCGCATGATGCCGATCATCATGGTGACGGGCCATGCCGACCTCAACAACATCCGCAAGGCCATCAACTACGGTGTCGACGAGGTGCTGGTGAAGCCGATCAGCCCGCGCGCGCTCCACCAGCGGCTGACCGGCGTGCTGGAAAATCCGCGCACCTATATCAAGACCAAGTCCGGTTACTACGGACCCGACCGGCGCCGCCGCAACGATCCGAATTTCCGTGGCCCCGATCGTCGCCAGGTCGATCACTTCGAGATCTGCACCAAGTCGGGGTTCATTCCGATCGAGCAGTTCCGCGCCGAGCAGCAGAAGACGACGCCAGTGGCTCAGGCACCCGCCCCCACACCGGCGGAGGCGCCAAGGGTTGCCGCCAGAAAGCCTGCTCCTCCCGCCGTGCGCGAAGTCCAGCCGCAAAAAGACGCCAACGTCATCGAGATCGACTGCTGA
- a CDS encoding superoxide dismutase — translation MAFELPALPYAYDALGPYMSAETLEYHHDKHHQAYVTNGNKLLEGSGLEGKSLEEVVKESYGKNAGLFNNAGQHYNHIHFWKWMKPNGGGAIPGELEKAIISDLGSVEKFREDFLAAGAGQFGSGWCWLAVKDGKLTVMKTPNGENPLVHGATPLLGCDVWEHSYYIDYRNARPKYLEAFFDHLVNWEYVAELFGAAK, via the coding sequence ATGGCTTTTGAATTGCCCGCACTTCCCTATGCCTATGACGCGCTCGGCCCCTACATGTCGGCCGAGACCCTGGAGTACCATCACGACAAGCACCATCAGGCCTATGTGACCAACGGCAACAAGCTGCTGGAGGGCTCGGGCCTTGAAGGCAAGAGCCTGGAAGAGGTCGTGAAGGAGAGCTACGGCAAGAACGCCGGCCTCTTCAACAATGCCGGCCAGCATTACAACCACATCCACTTCTGGAAGTGGATGAAGCCGAACGGCGGCGGCGCCATTCCGGGCGAACTGGAAAAGGCCATCATCTCCGACCTCGGCTCGGTTGAGAAGTTCCGCGAGGACTTCCTTGCCGCCGGCGCCGGACAGTTCGGTTCGGGCTGGTGCTGGCTCGCCGTGAAGGACGGCAAGCTCACCGTCATGAAGACGCCGAACGGCGAGAATCCGCTGGTCCACGGCGCGACGCCGCTGCTCGGCTGCGATGTCTGGGAGCACTCCTACTACATCGACTACCGCAACGCCCGCCCGAAGTACCTGGAGGCTTTCTTCGACCATCTGGTCAACTGGGAGTATGTCGCCGAGCTCTTCGGCGCGGCGAAGTAA